A genomic stretch from Streptosporangium album includes:
- a CDS encoding FAD-dependent monooxygenase: MKRVEVLVAGGGIGGLAAAYTQARAGRGVRLLERAEEFGEVGAGLQLGPNATRVLAGWGLLDEVVATGVLPRRLVFRDAVSAEELTHLDLGGEFQRRYHGPYVVAHRSDLHRILLRACEREGVELVKGVSVERVETAGSGARAFCADGSVHEGDVVLGADGLQSRLRAKIVTDSPVESGFVAHRGTFPAGGVDINPDEVVAWLGPDCHLVQYPLRQGEMLNQVAVFRGPGDLDAAFERCCDQVQAALSHLWRDRHWNMLDRAPATSWVDGRLALVGDAAHPMLQYLAQGACQALEDAQVLAEQSVKHAGSWDDALAGYQEIRVPRTARVQATARIWGDIWHVDGLGRTMRNELMRTRDLSSHKYTDWLYGV, translated from the coding sequence ATGAAGCGTGTCGAGGTGCTCGTCGCCGGGGGCGGGATCGGCGGGCTGGCCGCGGCGTACACCCAGGCCAGAGCCGGCCGTGGCGTCCGCCTGCTCGAACGGGCCGAGGAGTTCGGCGAGGTGGGGGCCGGGCTGCAGCTCGGCCCCAACGCCACCCGCGTGCTCGCCGGGTGGGGCCTGCTGGACGAGGTCGTCGCGACGGGGGTGCTGCCCAGGAGGCTGGTCTTCCGCGACGCGGTCAGCGCCGAGGAGCTCACCCATCTGGACCTGGGCGGGGAGTTCCAGCGGCGGTATCACGGCCCCTACGTCGTCGCCCACCGCAGCGACCTGCACCGGATCCTGCTCCGGGCCTGCGAGCGCGAGGGCGTGGAACTGGTCAAGGGTGTCAGCGTCGAACGGGTGGAGACCGCGGGATCGGGCGCGCGCGCCTTCTGCGCCGACGGTTCGGTGCACGAGGGCGACGTGGTGCTGGGCGCCGACGGGCTGCAGTCCCGCCTGCGGGCGAAGATCGTCACCGACAGTCCAGTGGAATCAGGATTCGTCGCCCACAGGGGAACGTTCCCCGCCGGAGGGGTCGACATCAACCCTGACGAGGTCGTCGCCTGGCTCGGCCCGGACTGTCATCTCGTGCAGTACCCGTTGCGGCAGGGGGAGATGCTCAACCAGGTCGCCGTCTTCCGCGGGCCCGGGGACCTGGACGCCGCCTTCGAGCGGTGCTGCGACCAGGTCCAGGCTGCCCTGTCGCACCTGTGGCGCGACCGTCACTGGAACATGCTCGACAGGGCGCCGGCCACCTCGTGGGTCGACGGGCGGCTCGCGCTGGTCGGCGACGCCGCCCACCCGATGCTGCAGTATCTCGCCCAGGGCGCCTGCCAGGCCCTGGAGGACGCCCAGGTGCTGGCCGAGCAGTCCGTCAAGCACGCCGGCTCGTGGGACGACGCTCTCGCCGGCTACCAGGAGATCCGCGTTCCGCGTACCGCGCGGGTGCAGGCCACCGCCCGGATCTGGGGCGACATCTGGCATGTCGACGGCCTGGGCAGGACCATGCGGAACGAGCTGATGCGGACCCGCGACCTGTCGAGCCACAAGTACACCGACTGGCTCTACGGGGTCTGA